The following are encoded together in the Arcobacter aquimarinus genome:
- a CDS encoding Crp/Fnr family transcriptional regulator — MFFELTNEEIELFKRIGQIKNYDEDAILFYENEKANNFYIILSGFVKGGIFENKREKIFHYFFPKMFIGEISFLEEKNYALSAKFVTSGKAVVISRTSLNNSNFSKDELNKIFQRAMISKVRFLQRTISTITSVNTKVKCAMFLLEHKTYLQYISITEMSSLLNTTRESVSRAISFFIEYKAIKKNKNEIIILNEEFLETFIKFQENDLEFI; from the coding sequence ATGTTTTTTGAATTAACAAATGAAGAGATAGAACTTTTTAAAAGAATTGGACAAATAAAAAATTATGATGAAGATGCTATTTTATTTTATGAAAATGAAAAAGCAAATAACTTTTATATTATTCTTTCTGGATTTGTAAAAGGTGGAATATTTGAAAATAAAAGAGAAAAAATATTTCACTATTTTTTTCCAAAAATGTTTATAGGAGAAATCTCGTTTTTAGAAGAAAAAAACTACGCTTTGAGTGCAAAGTTTGTGACAAGTGGAAAAGCAGTAGTTATAAGTAGAACTTCGTTGAATAATTCAAATTTTTCAAAAGATGAATTAAATAAAATCTTTCAAAGAGCAATGATAAGTAAAGTAAGATTTTTACAAAGAACTATTAGTACAATCACTTCTGTAAACACAAAAGTAAAATGTGCAATGTTTTTATTAGAACATAAAACTTATTTACAATATATTTCTATAACTGAAATGTCTAGCCTTTTAAATACTACACGTGAATCTGTTTCAAGAGCTATTAGTTTTTTTATAGAATATAAAGCTATCAAAAAAAATAAAAATGAAATAATAATTTTAAATGAAGAATTTTTGGAAACTTTTATAAAATTTCAAGAAAATGATTTAGAGTTCATTTAA
- a CDS encoding endonuclease III domain-containing protein — translation MNKVFSIYQKLYDTYGPQGWWPFINYKGKNDLKEGNNDGYHILDYSFPRDEDEIFEVCLGSILTQNTTFTSVVKSLNNLNNINSLNYKKIKELPLEELRLLIKPSGYHNQKSNYILEFINFFESLKGKIPTREELLAIKGIGPETADSILLYAYNQAQFKVDAYTKRLLVHNKLLPENVKYHDIKYFMESELKKEIFDEKELVIVYQEYHALIVNHSKLFYSKQPFGNGCFLNTIL, via the coding sequence ATGAATAAAGTTTTTAGTATTTATCAAAAACTTTATGATACTTATGGTCCCCAAGGTTGGTGGCCTTTTATAAATTATAAAGGAAAAAATGATTTAAAAGAGGGAAATAACGATGGTTATCATATTTTAGATTATAGTTTTCCAAGAGATGAAGATGAGATATTTGAAGTTTGTTTAGGTTCGATTTTAACACAAAATACAACATTTACTTCTGTTGTAAAATCACTAAATAATTTAAACAATATTAACTCTTTAAACTATAAAAAAATCAAAGAATTACCTCTTGAAGAGTTAAGATTACTTATCAAACCATCTGGGTATCATAACCAAAAATCAAATTATATTTTAGAATTTATCAATTTTTTTGAATCCCTAAAAGGTAAAATTCCAACACGAGAAGAACTTTTAGCTATAAAAGGAATTGGTCCTGAAACTGCTGATTCTATACTTTTATATGCATATAACCAAGCTCAATTCAAAGTAGATGCTTATACTAAACGTCTATTGGTTCATAATAAACTTCTTCCTGAGAATGTGAAATACCATGATATAAAATATTTTATGGAAAGTGAACTAAAAAAAGAAATCTTTGATGAAAAAGAATTAGTGATTGTTTATCAAGAATATCATGCTTTAATAGTAAATCATTCAAAACTTTTTTATTCAAAACAACCATTTGGAAATGGCTGTTTTTTGAATACTATTTTATAA
- a CDS encoding aldose 1-epimerase family protein produces the protein MNYEIKSEFLKAKINSFGAELNSLQKLGNDCEYIWQADDKYWARHSPILFPIVGRLKEDSYIYKDKKYSMSQHGIARDKKFEVVKNEENFIEFKLCNDEKSLEIYPFLFELIISYKLEKSKLIISYKVVNKSNETMFFSIGAHPAFNWALEKNLKKEDYFLEFEVTNAKRYFLNNLGLVYKNKDLEFEDKKLFLNEELFKDDALIFNDFNIKQVVFKSSKSDKFVKVNFDNFPYLGIWSKPSGAPFLCIEPWFGVADDKNSNQKIEEKRGINSLKKDEEFSCSYSIEI, from the coding sequence ATGAATTACGAAATAAAAAGTGAGTTTTTAAAAGCAAAAATCAACTCATTTGGAGCAGAGCTAAATAGTTTGCAAAAACTTGGAAATGATTGCGAATATATTTGGCAAGCAGATGACAAATATTGGGCAAGACACTCTCCTATACTTTTTCCAATAGTTGGAAGATTAAAAGAGGATAGTTATATTTATAAAGATAAAAAATATTCTATGTCACAACATGGAATTGCCAGAGATAAAAAGTTTGAAGTTGTAAAAAATGAAGAAAATTTTATAGAGTTTAAACTTTGTAATGATGAAAAGAGTTTAGAAATTTATCCATTTTTGTTTGAATTAATTATTAGTTATAAACTAGAAAAATCAAAGCTAATAATTTCTTATAAAGTTGTAAATAAAAGTAATGAAACTATGTTTTTCTCAATTGGAGCACATCCAGCATTTAATTGGGCTTTAGAAAAAAATCTAAAAAAAGAGGATTATTTTTTAGAGTTTGAAGTAACAAATGCAAAAAGATATTTTTTAAATAATTTGGGTTTAGTTTATAAAAATAAAGATTTAGAATTTGAAGATAAAAAACTATTTTTAAATGAAGAACTATTTAAAGATGATGCTTTAATTTTTAATGATTTTAATATAAAACAAGTAGTTTTTAAAAGCAGTAAAAGCGATAAGTTTGTAAAAGTAAACTTTGATAATTTTCCATATCTAGGTATTTGGTCAAAACCTAGTGGTGCACCTTTTTTATGTATAGAACCTTGGTTTGGAGTTGCAGATGATAAAAATTCAAATCAAAAAATAGAAGAAAAAAGAGGAATAAATAGTTTAAAAAAAGATGAAGAATTTTCTTGTTCTTACAGTATTGAGATTTAG
- a CDS encoding bifunctional helix-turn-helix domain-containing protein/methylated-DNA--[protein]-cysteine S-methyltransferase, with amino-acid sequence MPTLDTTYKQIEKAIKYIDENFKQHPSVEEVAKNIGMSKFHFIRVFKEYVGVTPKQFLHCVTLNYAKEHIKESKSILDSSLDIGLSSTSRLHELFVNLIGVTPKEWKEKGKDVQITYGFGETPFGEALIGFTDKGICYLGFIDENKTEIFNRFNELWENANLVHDETAANEYLENIFIKNKKYNLFVKGTNLQINVWKALLNLPNGIVATYQDIANYLDKPKAVRAIASAIGRNHIGYLIPCHRVIAKSGAMSGYRWGIERKKILIAYESVKENS; translated from the coding sequence ATGCCTACTTTAGATACTACTTATAAACAAATAGAAAAAGCCATAAAATATATAGATGAAAACTTCAAACAACACCCTAGTGTTGAAGAAGTTGCCAAAAATATAGGTATGAGCAAATTTCATTTTATAAGAGTATTCAAAGAGTATGTGGGTGTTACTCCAAAACAATTTTTACATTGTGTAACGCTAAATTATGCAAAAGAGCATATAAAAGAGTCCAAATCCATACTAGATAGTAGTTTGGATATTGGACTATCTAGTACAAGTAGACTTCATGAACTTTTTGTAAACTTGATTGGAGTTACTCCAAAAGAATGGAAAGAAAAAGGGAAAGACGTACAAATCACTTATGGTTTTGGAGAAACTCCTTTTGGTGAAGCTTTGATTGGATTTACTGATAAAGGGATTTGCTATTTAGGTTTTATTGATGAAAATAAAACTGAAATTTTTAATCGTTTCAATGAACTTTGGGAAAATGCAAATTTAGTTCACGATGAAACTGCTGCAAATGAATACTTAGAAAATATCTTCATAAAAAATAAAAAATATAACCTTTTTGTAAAAGGAACAAACCTTCAAATAAATGTTTGGAAAGCCCTACTAAATCTACCAAATGGAATAGTTGCAACATATCAAGATATTGCAAACTATCTAGATAAACCAAAAGCGGTAAGAGCAATTGCAAGTGCTATTGGGAGAAATCATATTGGTTATTTAATTCCTTGTCATAGAGTTATTGCTAAAAGCGGAGCTATGAGTGGATATAGATGGGGAATTGAACGAAAAAAAATTTTAATTGCTTATGAATCTGTAAAAGAAAATAGTTAA
- a CDS encoding DUF6172 family protein, with product MKKTFQLNVSNKNRDRQVDSIKNEVRKYIKREKSKRPPEGFNFWAFDCKFGKTANEASEIKFVDVTKFIDFAASENYDSFYLELIARADIKKVKEKNNSNEEQNDEEIEEN from the coding sequence ATGAAAAAAACGTTCCAACTAAATGTATCAAACAAAAATAGAGATAGACAAGTTGACTCTATAAAAAATGAAGTAAGAAAATATATCAAAAGAGAAAAAAGCAAAAGACCTCCTGAAGGTTTTAATTTTTGGGCATTTGATTGTAAATTTGGGAAAACAGCAAATGAAGCTAGTGAGATAAAATTTGTTGATGTAACAAAATTTATCGATTTTGCAGCAAGTGAAAATTATGATAGTTTTTATTTAGAACTTATTGCTAGAGCTGATATTAAAAAAGTAAAAGAAAAAAATAATTCTAATGAAGAGCAAAATGACGAAGAGATAGAAGAAAACTAA
- a CDS encoding peptidoglycan recognition protein family protein, with the protein MKIILIITSFLITLNAIQIKQMPIMFSENRVELTKQYIKKSYDLEVENIEIIPKIIVIHHTGIDNLKDSFDKLNPEILSKERSYILKAGNVNVSAHFLVDYDGTIYSLMNETFMARHVIGLNLSSIGIENIGGNKKSLTNEQLEANIKLVEYLKNKYKTIEYLIGHYEYRNFENHPLFLEKDNNYRTVKQDPSEEFMENLRKNFPSLKSF; encoded by the coding sequence ATGAAAATAATACTAATAATAACAAGTTTTTTAATAACTTTAAATGCTATACAAATCAAGCAAATGCCTATAATGTTTAGTGAAAATAGAGTTGAATTAACAAAACAATATATAAAAAAATCTTACGATTTAGAAGTTGAAAATATTGAAATTATTCCTAAAATAATAGTGATTCATCACACAGGAATAGATAATTTGAAAGACTCTTTTGATAAGTTAAATCCAGAAATTTTATCAAAAGAGAGAAGTTATATATTAAAAGCAGGAAATGTAAATGTTTCAGCACATTTTTTAGTAGATTATGACGGAACTATTTACTCTTTGATGAATGAAACTTTTATGGCAAGACACGTAATAGGTCTAAATCTTTCAAGTATTGGAATAGAAAATATCGGTGGAAATAAAAAATCTTTAACAAATGAACAATTAGAAGCAAATATAAAACTTGTAGAGTATTTAAAAAATAAATATAAAACTATAGAGTATTTAATTGGTCATTATGAATATAGAAATTTTGAAAATCATCCTTTGTTTTTGGAAAAAGACAATAATTATAGAACTGTAAAACAAGACCCAAGTGAAGAATTTATGGAAAATTTAAGAAAAAATTTTCCAAGTTTAAAATCATTCTAA
- a CDS encoding aminotransferase class III-fold pyridoxal phosphate-dependent enzyme: MKEDEYLLPLYKRLDVSFVKGKKSILYDEKGKDYVDFTSGIGVNSLGYANKEVVKTIKEQAKNILHTSNIYRIKSQEKCAKKIVELSNLDMQCFFCNSGAEANESAIKLARKYGNTEFAKPKYKIITIKNSFHGRTIATLKATAQEDKHKFFGPYPDGFVYAKDINEAITLIDESTVAVMLELIQGEGGIFMQDFHKIKELETILKSKKLLLIIDEVQTGVYRSGNFLISQYFGIKPDIITLAKGLATGIPIGVMMSSLKNIFKAGDHGSTFGGNHMSTTVCTKVLNILEEYLNSGKLGVNIKYFNNYLHYFVDKYPSLFLQKNGWGFMQGLVLNDENKLDEIVKKSLKKGVLVLKSGKNIIRFLPALNISKKEIKQGFERFESSLIEILKEEKRK; the protein is encoded by the coding sequence ATGAAAGAAGATGAATATTTATTACCCTTATACAAAAGATTAGATGTAAGTTTTGTAAAAGGAAAGAAATCTATTTTATATGATGAAAAAGGAAAAGATTATGTAGATTTTACATCAGGAATTGGTGTAAATAGTTTAGGATATGCAAATAAAGAAGTTGTAAAAACTATAAAAGAACAAGCAAAAAATATTTTACATACTTCAAATATTTATAGAATAAAATCACAAGAAAAATGTGCAAAAAAAATAGTTGAATTAAGCAATCTTGATATGCAATGTTTTTTTTGTAATAGTGGAGCAGAAGCAAATGAAAGTGCTATTAAACTAGCTAGAAAATATGGAAATACAGAATTTGCTAAACCAAAATATAAAATTATTACTATAAAAAACTCTTTTCATGGGCGAACAATTGCTACTTTAAAAGCAACAGCCCAAGAAGATAAACATAAATTTTTTGGTCCATATCCAGATGGGTTTGTTTATGCAAAAGATATAAATGAAGCAATAACACTAATAGATGAAAGTACAGTTGCTGTGATGCTTGAGTTAATTCAAGGTGAGGGTGGAATCTTTATGCAAGATTTTCACAAAATAAAAGAGTTAGAAACAATCTTAAAAAGTAAAAAATTGCTTTTGATAATTGATGAGGTTCAAACAGGAGTTTATAGAAGTGGTAACTTTTTGATTTCCCAATATTTTGGAATCAAACCTGACATAATAACTTTAGCAAAAGGCTTAGCAACGGGTATTCCAATAGGTGTAATGATGAGTAGTTTAAAAAATATTTTTAAAGCTGGTGACCATGGTTCTACTTTTGGTGGAAATCATATGTCAACAACAGTTTGCACTAAAGTTTTAAATATTTTAGAAGAGTATTTAAATAGTGGGAAATTGGGTGTAAATATAAAATATTTCAATAACTATTTACACTATTTTGTAGATAAATATCCATCTTTATTTTTACAAAAAAATGGTTGGGGATTTATGCAAGGGCTTGTTTTAAATGATGAAAATAAACTTGATGAAATAGTAAAAAAATCACTAAAAAAAGGTGTTTTAGTTTTAAAATCAGGAAAAAATATAATTAGATTTTTACCTGCTTTAAATATTTCAAAAAAGGAGATAAAGCAAGGTTTTGAAAGATTTGAGAGTTCATTAATAGAAATTTTAAAAGAGGAAAAAAGAAAATGA
- a CDS encoding pyridoxamine 5'-phosphate oxidase family protein: MRHRTKTHLLTKEQIDDLFKRAEVGRLGTFSSNGFPYVLPMHFVYVDNKIYMHGLPKGKKIDNIKFNSNVCFEVDEMLSLLYEGVENPCDVNTEFNSIIVEGKASLVSDFDEKKMALSSIVAKFTPHLVDKELPSKMINGTAVIKIDILECVGRYYK, from the coding sequence ATGAGACATAGAACAAAAACACATCTTTTGACAAAAGAACAAATAGATGATTTATTTAAAAGAGCAGAAGTTGGAAGATTAGGTACCTTTTCTTCTAACGGTTTTCCCTATGTTTTGCCTATGCATTTTGTTTATGTTGATAATAAAATATATATGCATGGATTACCAAAAGGAAAAAAAATAGATAATATTAAATTCAATTCAAATGTATGTTTTGAAGTAGATGAAATGCTTTCTCTTCTTTATGAAGGTGTTGAAAATCCTTGTGATGTAAATACAGAATTTAATAGTATTATTGTAGAAGGAAAAGCCTCTTTAGTCAGTGATTTTGATGAAAAAAAGATGGCTTTATCTTCTATTGTTGCAAAATTCACACCTCACTTAGTAGATAAAGAGTTACCTTCTAAAATGATAAATGGAACAGCTGTTATAAAAATAGATATTTTAGAATGTGTAGGTAGATATTATAAGTAG
- a CDS encoding serine hydroxymethyltransferase, with product MSYITSANLKEADNEVFSIIEKELERQTNHLEMIASENFTSPAVMQAMGSVFTNKYAEGYPYKRYYGGCEQADAVEQLAIDRACKIFGCTYANVQPHSGSQANGAVYAALLSAGDKILGMDLSHGGHLTHGSKPSFSGKNYSAFYYGVELDGRINYDKVLEIAKIAQPKIIVCGASAYAREIDFSKFREIADAVGAILFADIAHIAGLVAAGEHMSPFPYADVVTTTTHKTLRGPRGGMIMTNDEEIAKKINSAIFPGLQGGPLVHVIAAKAVAFKEILAPEWKDYAKQVKANAKVLAEVLMKRGYDIVSNGTDNHLVLVSFLNKPFSGKDADAALGNAGITVNKNTVPGETRSPFVTSGIRIGSPALTARGMKEKEFEIIANKICDVLDNIEDSALHAKINKELEELASNFVIYNQSTF from the coding sequence ATGAGTTATATAACAAGTGCGAATTTAAAAGAAGCAGATAATGAAGTATTTTCAATAATTGAAAAAGAATTAGAAAGACAAACAAACCATTTAGAAATGATTGCTAGTGAAAACTTCACTAGTCCTGCTGTTATGCAAGCTATGGGTTCTGTTTTTACTAACAAATATGCTGAGGGTTATCCTTACAAAAGATATTATGGTGGTTGTGAGCAAGCTGATGCTGTTGAGCAATTAGCTATTGACAGAGCTTGTAAAATCTTTGGTTGTACTTATGCTAATGTTCAACCTCATTCAGGTTCTCAAGCTAATGGTGCTGTTTATGCTGCGTTATTAAGTGCTGGTGATAAAATCTTAGGTATGGATTTATCTCATGGTGGACATTTAACTCATGGTTCTAAACCATCATTTTCTGGTAAAAACTATTCTGCATTTTATTATGGTGTTGAATTAGATGGAAGAATCAATTATGATAAAGTTTTAGAAATTGCAAAAATAGCTCAACCAAAAATCATTGTTTGTGGAGCAAGTGCTTATGCTAGAGAGATTGATTTTTCTAAATTTAGAGAAATAGCTGATGCTGTTGGTGCTATTTTATTTGCTGATATTGCTCACATTGCAGGACTTGTTGCTGCTGGTGAACACATGTCACCATTTCCATATGCTGATGTTGTTACAACTACTACTCACAAGACTTTAAGAGGTCCAAGAGGTGGTATGATTATGACAAATGATGAAGAGATTGCTAAGAAAATCAATTCAGCTATTTTCCCAGGATTACAAGGTGGACCACTTGTTCATGTAATTGCTGCAAAAGCTGTTGCATTTAAAGAGATATTAGCTCCAGAATGGAAAGATTATGCAAAACAAGTAAAAGCAAATGCAAAAGTATTAGCAGAAGTATTAATGAAAAGAGGATATGACATCGTTTCAAATGGAACAGATAATCACTTAGTATTAGTAAGCTTTTTAAATAAACCATTTTCAGGAAAAGATGCAGATGCAGCTTTAGGAAATGCTGGAATTACTGTAAATAAAAACACAGTACCAGGAGAAACAAGAAGTCCATTTGTAACATCAGGGATTAGAATAGGATCTCCAGCATTAACAGCTAGAGGGATGAAAGAAAAAGAGTTTGAGATTATTGCAAACAAAATTTGTGATGTATTAGATAACATTGAAGATTCAGCATTACATGCTAAAATCAACAAAGAATTAGAAGAATTAGCTTCTAATTTTGTGATTTACAATCAATCGACTTTTTAG
- a CDS encoding MOSC domain-containing protein, with protein sequence MSKKIANVLYVKVGIVTTTKLENSKRQELVSGIKKYPIEKSYLTKTGFKDDFQADLLHHGGENKALFLFSELTYEKINSFFSDSFDMRDMAYFGENLILSDICEKDICVGDVLQIGESLVQITQPRQPCWKLSANTNKKIMTKFIFDSGLTGWYAKVLEEGFICKDDEVILQTRKNPNLTIEKLNQLIVNPMLDENLTQEALNCEDLGKAFLTSLEKRYKLKDKDEQFSHYHT encoded by the coding sequence TTGAGTAAAAAAATTGCAAATGTTTTATATGTAAAAGTTGGAATTGTAACTACTACAAAACTTGAAAATAGTAAACGTCAAGAGTTAGTTTCAGGCATAAAAAAATATCCAATAGAAAAATCATATCTTACAAAAACAGGTTTTAAAGATGATTTTCAAGCTGATTTACTTCATCATGGAGGAGAAAATAAAGCACTATTTTTGTTTTCAGAACTTACATATGAAAAAATAAACTCTTTTTTTAGTGATAGTTTTGATATGAGAGATATGGCTTATTTTGGAGAAAATCTTATCTTATCTGATATTTGTGAAAAAGATATTTGTGTTGGAGATGTACTGCAAATTGGAGAAAGTTTAGTTCAAATAACACAACCAAGGCAACCTTGTTGGAAATTGAGTGCAAATACAAATAAAAAAATTATGACAAAGTTTATCTTTGATAGTGGTCTTACAGGCTGGTATGCGAAAGTTTTAGAAGAGGGGTTTATTTGTAAAGATGATGAGGTTATTTTACAAACAAGGAAAAATCCAAATTTAACAATTGAAAAATTGAATCAATTGATTGTAAATCCAATGTTAGATGAAAATTTAACCCAAGAAGCTTTAAATTGTGAGGACTTGGGAAAAGCATTTTTAACATCACTTGAAAAAAGATATAAATTAAAAGATAAAGATGAACAATTTTCTCATTATCACACATAA
- the blaOXA gene encoding class D beta-lactamase, giving the protein MHKKIKLLFTIFLLSNSFLFAKDLELENIFKNKQVEGTIVIESMNKKKNYIYNDKRAEKLLSPASTFKIPNSLIALNEGIITKDSMILWDKKLREYESWNKDQTLQTAFKSSCVWCYQEFASQIGIEKYKKYLKKLNYGNKKIGDDVTTFWLDESLRITIFGQLSFLKRLYSNNLPFKQEDINTLKEIMIDEKNENYTIRAKTGWEGRYGWYVGYIETKDDVWFFALNIDTKTKEDLAKRKAITLEALKIKGII; this is encoded by the coding sequence ATGCACAAAAAAATCAAACTACTTTTTACAATATTTTTATTATCAAATTCCTTTTTATTTGCCAAAGATTTGGAACTTGAAAATATATTTAAAAACAAACAAGTTGAGGGAACGATAGTTATTGAATCTATGAATAAAAAGAAAAATTATATTTACAATGATAAAAGAGCCGAAAAATTACTTAGTCCTGCTTCTACTTTTAAAATTCCAAATAGTTTGATAGCTTTAAATGAAGGTATCATAACAAAAGATTCTATGATTTTATGGGACAAAAAACTAAGAGAATATGAATCTTGGAACAAAGACCAGACTTTACAAACTGCATTTAAAAGCTCTTGTGTTTGGTGTTATCAAGAGTTTGCTTCTCAAATTGGAATTGAAAAATATAAAAAATATTTAAAAAAATTAAATTATGGAAATAAAAAAATAGGTGATGATGTAACAACTTTTTGGTTAGATGAAAGTTTGAGAATAACAATTTTTGGACAATTAAGTTTTTTGAAAAGATTGTATTCAAATAATTTGCCATTTAAACAAGAAGATATAAATACTCTAAAAGAAATTATGATTGATGAAAAAAATGAAAACTATACTATTAGAGCAAAAACTGGTTGGGAAGGTAGATATGGTTGGTATGTTGGTTATATTGAAACAAAAGATGATGTTTGGTTTTTTGCTTTAAATATTGATACAAAAACAAAAGAAGATTTAGCAAAAAGAAAAGCTATCACTTTAGAAGCTTTGAAAATCAAAGGTATTATATAA
- a CDS encoding serine hydroxymethyltransferase encodes MNSLKDFDNEIYNLATQELNRQNEYLEMIASENFTIPAVMETLGTVFTNKYAEGYPNKRYYSGCEYVDRVEELAISRVCELFSCKYANVQPHSGSQANAAVYMALLNHGDTILGMDLSHGGHLTHGSKVNFSGKNYQSFFYGLDENGYIDYEKVLEIAKVIKPKMIVCGASAYAREIDFRRFREIADIVGAYFLADVAHIAGLIVAGEHMNPFPYAHVVTTTTHKTLAGPRGGVILSNDEELMSKINSAIFPGTQGGPLMNTIAAKAVGFKYNLSKEWKEYAKQVKANAKIIADVLIKRGYELISNGTDNHLVLVSLLNKDFSGKDAQFALHDAGISINKNSVPNEKRSPFITSGIRIGSPALTTRGMKEKEFEFIANKICDVLDDIENKEKHLQIKKDLEFLSKQFPIYI; translated from the coding sequence ATGAATAGTTTAAAAGATTTTGATAACGAAATTTACAATTTAGCCACACAAGAGCTAAATAGACAAAATGAATATTTAGAGATGATTGCTAGTGAAAATTTTACAATACCAGCTGTTATGGAAACATTAGGTACGGTTTTTACAAATAAATATGCAGAAGGTTATCCAAATAAGAGATATTATAGTGGTTGTGAATATGTCGATAGAGTTGAAGAATTAGCTATAAGTCGAGTTTGTGAGTTGTTTTCATGTAAATATGCAAATGTTCAACCACATTCAGGAAGCCAAGCAAATGCAGCTGTTTATATGGCATTGTTAAATCATGGTGATACTATTTTAGGAATGGACTTATCTCATGGTGGACATTTAACTCATGGTTCAAAAGTGAATTTTTCAGGGAAAAACTATCAAAGTTTCTTTTATGGTTTAGATGAAAATGGATATATTGATTATGAAAAAGTTTTAGAAATTGCAAAAGTAATCAAACCAAAAATGATAGTTTGTGGAGCTTCTGCGTATGCTAGAGAGATAGATTTTAGAAGATTTAGAGAAATTGCAGATATCGTTGGGGCTTATTTTTTAGCTGATGTGGCTCATATAGCTGGACTTATTGTGGCTGGTGAACATATGAATCCATTTCCTTATGCTCATGTGGTTACAACTACAACTCATAAAACTTTAGCAGGACCTAGAGGTGGAGTTATTTTAAGTAATGATGAAGAGTTAATGTCAAAAATCAATAGTGCAATTTTCCCAGGAACTCAAGGTGGACCTTTGATGAATACTATTGCAGCAAAAGCAGTTGGATTTAAATATAACTTATCAAAAGAGTGGAAAGAGTATGCGAAACAAGTAAAAGCAAATGCAAAAATAATTGCTGATGTATTGATAAAAAGAGGATATGAGTTAATCTCAAATGGAACAGATAATCATCTAGTTTTAGTCTCTTTACTAAATAAAGATTTTAGTGGAAAAGATGCTCAGTTTGCTTTACATGATGCAGGAATTTCAATAAATAAAAATAGCGTACCAAATGAAAAAAGAAGCCCTTTTATAACTTCAGGTATTAGAATAGGAAGTCCAGCTCTTACAACAAGAGGTATGAAAGAAAAAGAGTTTGAATTTATAGCAAATAAAATTTGTGATGTTTTAGATGATATAGAAAATAAAGAAAAACACCTACAAATAAAAAAAGATTTAGAGTTCTTATCTAAACAATTTCCTATTTATATTTAA